DNA sequence from the Methanolobus sp. ZRKC5 genome:
AACGTCTATCAATCTGAGGGGATTTGTATAGACCGCGAAGAAATACTTGCAGTTTATGAAGCTGGTCCAGAAGCAGTAGTAGAACTTGTAACTCGATTACTTGGGATAATTGAACATCAATCTCTCCAAATTGCACAACTTGAAGAGCGTGTCAGGCATTTGGAAGAAATGCTTGAAAAGAATAGTCGCAACAGTAGCAAACCACCTTCTACTGATTCTTATGCACGGAATAAACCAACCGTTAAAAGTCAAAGAAAAAAGACCAATAAGCATGTAGGTGGTCAAAACGGTCATCCTGGTACTACATTAAGAATAAATGATGATCCGGATGAAGTTATTGTTCATCCTGTTAATCAATGCGTCAATTGTGGGAGATCGTTAGCTTCTGTTCCCTCTGACTATGAAAGAAGACAGGTCTTTGACATTCCTCCTATAACTATCAATTGCATTGAACATCGTTGCGAGATTAAAACATGTCCCAAATGTTCTCATGTAAACAAAGCTCTTTTTCCAGATGGTGTAACTCAGCCGACTCAATACGGTCATCGAGTTAAGTCATTTGCAGTTTATTTGCACACTTACCAATTACTTCCTTATCAGCGTGTTACCAAGTTGTTCTCTGATATTTTGGGATGCAAGATAAGTCCTGCTACTTTGGTGAACACGGAACGTAGTTGTTTTGAGAAGCTTGGAGCTTTTGAAAATACAGTGAAACATCTCCTGAAAGAATCTCCTGTCATCAATCTGGATGAAACAGGAATGAGAATAAATGCAGTTCGTAATTGGCTTCATGTGGCAGGTACAGACAAACTGACCTATTATTTTGCACATCGCAAAAGGGGCTCAGAAGCAATGGATGCTATGGGCATATTACCAGGTTACACTGGTGTTGCAACACATGATTTTTGGAAACCGTACAACAAATATGAATGTCAACATTCATTATGTAATGCACATTTATTACGAGAGTTAACTGGAGCTTCCGAAAACAGGGATCAACAGTGGCCAAAGATAATGAGTGATCTCTTGATATGCATTAAACATCATGTTGATAATGATCTTTTAGATACTGAGCTAATTCAAAGGTTCAGTGAGGATTATGATCACATAACTTGTTTAGGAGTGAATGAAAATCCTCCTGATCCGGAATCAAATGTGCGGTCTAAAAAACGAGGACGTAAGAAGCAGACCACGGTAAAGAATTTGCTGGATAGGTTTATTGGCCATAAAGAGGATATCTTGCGATTTATGTACGACCAAAACGTTCCGTTTGATAACAATCAGGCTGAAAGAGAGATCAGAATGACGAAAGTACAGCAGAAGATATCAGGTACTTTCCGCAGTGAACAGGGTGCAAAAAATTTCTGCCGTATAAGAGGATACGTGTCTACTGTTAATAAGAATTCTGAATCTGTTATCGATGCAATTAGTGCAATATTTTATGGCAATTCATTTGTTCCAAAGTTGCAGAATTGATCGTGGATGAAGAAATCAGCTTGGTGGAAGTGAGCTAGGCTGAATAGTTACAAAAAAAGAAACTAGACCAAAGTCACAAAACTCATCAACCTGCAATATGGTCTTGTTTGCACGGACACAAATACTACTTCCCACATCACAATTATTACATAGTCTTACAAAAAAAACGTCATCATAAATTGCTTATACACACATTTGAAATGAGACACGCTTTATGCATCAATTGCCTTTATTTTTGTTACCCCAAGTTTGTTTACTTCCTTTTTCATCAGAACCACTGCTACAACAAATCCAAGAAAATCGGATACCGGGAATGATAGCCATATACCTGTCACACCCATGAATAATGGTAGAACTAGTACAAGAGGTGGCAGGAAAAACACCTGTCTTGAAAGTGTTACTACCAATGCTTGTTTTGATTTACCCATAGACTGGAGTAAAGCCGTAGCCACTATCTGACTTCCTATGAAGGGCATCATGAGGAAGCTTATTTTTATTGCTGGTACTCCCATAGCCAGCAGTTCGGCATCACTACTGAAAACCCTGAATATCTGCTCTGGAATTAGGAAAATAATAAGGACACTAATTACGCACATACCGAATGCGATGTAATTTGAAAGAGAGACAGCTTCCCTGACCCTCCCGAAATCATTAGCACCGTAGTTGAAACCGAATATGGGCAGTATTCCATGCTTGATACCTATAATTGGCATCAGGAATATCATAAACACCTTGATGATAATACCAAATACAGCAATTGCCATATCCCCTCCATAAACAAGGAGACTCTGGTTCAAAAGAATAAACACCAGACTTTCCACCGAATTGAAAATAAATTCGGACATGCCTATGCTTACAATTTCCTGAGAAAGAACAGGATCCAGTGCCATATATTCCGGTTTAAACGCCACCATGTTAATGCTGCCTCTATAATAGTGAATTATCATTACAGCACCGATCATCTGAGAGATGACTGTTGCAACAGCAGCCCCCATAATTCCCATGTTGAACTCAAAGATAAAGATCGGATCGAGTACTATATTCACAACACTTGAGACTAGCATAACAGCCATGGCAAACTTTGCATGACCCTCTGCTCTTATGGCGTTGCTCATAGCTGCAGAAAAAGTAAAAAATATAGTCCCCATGAGAATATACTTTGTATATTCCTTTGCAAAGGGTAGTACACTCTCAGAAGCTCCAAATAACCTTAACAGGGGGTCAATAAATAATAATCCCAGAACCGTAAAGACCACACTCGATATAATTACCAGTGTGACCATGTTAGCCAGAGTTCTTTCTGCCTTATCTGAATCTCCCATTCCCAATGTTCTCGAGATGACAGATGCACCTCCAATGCCTATACCCATGGCTATTGCCATCATAAGCATCTGTATAGGGAATGCAATGGAAATGCCTGCTATTCCAAGAGCACTATCATCTCCCAGCCCCCTACCCACAAATATGGTGTCCACGAGGTTATAGAATGCCTGTACAAGCAGTCCTATAATTGCAGGTGTTGAAAGCTTGAAGATGAGTTTTCTTATGCTCTGGGTTGCAAGCATATCATATCTTTCATGTTTCATACAATGGACATCCTGATGATAATGGGGTACTAAGAGCAACTTGAATGAGTTTGCCGTATTTAATCATTTGCAAACAATCAGATCATGTCAGTAATTGAATGAAAAACAACGTGTTACGGACATTATAGATGTAATTATTCTTCAATGAACAAAATCACCTGCATATATTGCCTTCTTAAATCTAAAAAGACTGTTTGATAAGAACTCAACAGCAGCTTAAACTTTATTCTCTTTCAAATCAGAGATCTGAGCGTATATGTATTGGATCAATTCTTCAAAGCGGTTTATCTCTGCAAGGTAATTTTCGTATGTATCCAGTTTGGTT
Encoded proteins:
- a CDS encoding IS66 family transposase, whose protein sequence is MCIDREEILAVYEAGPEAVVELVTRLLGIIEHQSLQIAQLEERVRHLEEMLEKNSRNSSKPPSTDSYARNKPTVKSQRKKTNKHVGGQNGHPGTTLRINDDPDEVIVHPVNQCVNCGRSLASVPSDYERRQVFDIPPITINCIEHRCEIKTCPKCSHVNKALFPDGVTQPTQYGHRVKSFAVYLHTYQLLPYQRVTKLFSDILGCKISPATLVNTERSCFEKLGAFENTVKHLLKESPVINLDETGMRINAVRNWLHVAGTDKLTYYFAHRKRGSEAMDAMGILPGYTGVATHDFWKPYNKYECQHSLCNAHLLRELTGASENRDQQWPKIMSDLLICIKHHVDNDLLDTELIQRFSEDYDHITCLGVNENPPDPESNVRSKKRGRKKQTTVKNLLDRFIGHKEDILRFMYDQNVPFDNNQAEREIRMTKVQQKISGTFRSEQGAKNFCRIRGYVSTVNKNSESVIDAISAIFYGNSFVPKLQN
- a CDS encoding MATE family efflux transporter → MKHERYDMLATQSIRKLIFKLSTPAIIGLLVQAFYNLVDTIFVGRGLGDDSALGIAGISIAFPIQMLMMAIAMGIGIGGASVISRTLGMGDSDKAERTLANMVTLVIISSVVFTVLGLLFIDPLLRLFGASESVLPFAKEYTKYILMGTIFFTFSAAMSNAIRAEGHAKFAMAVMLVSSVVNIVLDPIFIFEFNMGIMGAAVATVISQMIGAVMIIHYYRGSINMVAFKPEYMALDPVLSQEIVSIGMSEFIFNSVESLVFILLNQSLLVYGGDMAIAVFGIIIKVFMIFLMPIIGIKHGILPIFGFNYGANDFGRVREAVSLSNYIAFGMCVISVLIIFLIPEQIFRVFSSDAELLAMGVPAIKISFLMMPFIGSQIVATALLQSMGKSKQALVVTLSRQVFFLPPLVLVLPLFMGVTGIWLSFPVSDFLGFVVAVVLMKKEVNKLGVTKIKAIDA